GAAACCTAATAGAATCAgcaattttaaagcatttaaataaCTGCTACTGGCATAATGGTATTATAACATGGTACATTATGCACTTAATGAAGAGATGAATCATAAAAACAAAGTTACACTATGTTTAGTGTTCTGTTTAGAAGGCTGGGGAAATATATTGCATATTAGAAAAATTTCTGACCCccaaaaatggtaaaagaaaagaaGTGCTTAAAAGTAGTTAACTAGTATCAAAGGAGAAACTCCAGAATTCTTATACCTGCAGTAAAAAGGTACGAGTCTCACCCCTTcctaatttatttttcactttatataATATGGAGTGCACATAATCTATTTTTATTACCTAAAGAAATTTCTTCCATCTAAATAGTACAAATCTGCAAACTTTGATTTGTTTCTACTAGCCTTTCACAgataaagtactttaaaaatcaaagcatcaaAGCCTATGGCTTTTATTTACATATGAAAATACTTCTAAGGACTCCTGGATTCCAAAGATTAAGTTATATTCAGTATAATTTTTGgtataatgtattttatattttaggttTCTGGGAACTGTTAATTCATATGTGGTGTATATACATAGTAATTCTCTAATAGCAAGAACATTTTATTTAAGACATAAAGACCTTTCCCCAGTCATTAGGATTAACACATTTAGTGTATGTTTTTATAACTGGAATCGTTTCAGACTGTCCAAGCACTTACTACTTTTAGAAATGATTAGAAAACCATGGGTCCCTGTATTTATTAAACTGAACTACCTGGCAGTAAAATTCAGTTAAGGCCTTTGGCATTGGTGAAACTTCTTCCCATTCAGACCTGCTGCTGTGGTAGACTTGCACTTCATCTGTGATTTCATCTGGTGCATAATCACCAcctaatatataaattttatcctCAATTCCAACTGCACCTGCATTAAAGCCTGCACATTCAAAAGATCCTTCACCCTTCCAAACGCAAGTATCTGGACAAAAACTATAAACCTTATAGGTGGAAAGGTCACATATATACAGTGTGTAATTTACTGGGACTGCTTTAATTAGTGTTGCATGAAAAAATTGCCCAAACTCTGCTACTAGTTCAGACCACTGATCAGTTGTAGCATTGTATTTGAAAAAGCAGTCAAGAGATGGGTTAAAAGCATCAGTAATCTCTACCTCTGATCCAAGAACATAAATTACATTTTGGCATGCACTTGCTTCTGGATAGTATATGCCTCTGGGCAATGGGCTAACAGACATCCATTCTTTAGAAAGAGGATCATAAGATTCAACATCTAAAAGACTTCTAATGTCCTGAGATCCTCTAGTCTTTCCACCGATGACAAATAATCTATTGAGAGCCATAACTGATGTATGCATGGTTCTTGGTGTTTTCAGAGTTGACACCAAGAAGAAATCATTTTTGACAGGACAATAGCACCAAGTTTCATCAGTGGCATCATGGTATGATTCAGCAATATGAAGTCGAACTGTTCTACAGCAATTCCCTTTGCAACCACCtgtcaagaatattttctctcCATAACTGGACAGACTAGATCCTGGCAAATCAATCAGGTGTGACTGTGGCAGTATTTTCCAAGAATTGGCTTTAATATTATAACAAAAGGTATActgattttctccattttcctcagttttgtgaacaaatatatatttttcggTTGTGGATGGTCGAGCATCAGGGAAAAGTCCACTGGAACCTTGCACACACTTAACTGCATCCATGATTACGTCAAAGCAGTTTGTGTTTTTGAGTAAACTCTCTTCATTGAGCAGACAGTCTTGAAGTGTCTCCTCAGCTAACTGATGTAATCTTACTTTTTTAATCAAATGAGGCAGGTGCTTTTGCCTTGATTCTAAGTTATGTTTAGTCCAACTAAGGACCACTTTCAGTACAGTTTCTTCTTCAGGAACATTTAATTCATCTGAGTCCAGACATTTTTGCAGTACTCCAAAGTTCATCTCTAAGAAATCACTGgatttaaataataaagaaaagtgatGTTGTACAAAGTATAATGCATGATCAAACAAACGGGTAGAGCCATAGCTGTCTGATATAGATAATAATTGTAAACAATTAACAagatcaatattttttattaaaaagtcaCTGCAAGCTTTGGATAGGAaagaaacttgaagaaaagaTGACAACTGGAAGAACATTTCCACATTATCATctgttatctttgtttttccagtATAGGCATAATCAAGAAATGCTTTTACTGCTTTGGAGGATAAATTAGTGATGGTAACACTTCCATCATCTCTTTCTTTCATGTTTACTTCAAACATAGCCCtgcaaaaataaagaacacagaaGAACAAGTAAACAGGAATATTTTATTCTATGCTTATTTTTCAGTATCACCTCAGAGGTTTCTTTTACCCTTGggtcaatttaaaaataagatttaaattttataaaaatgtattttaaaagcatcctaataaattattttaatatctagaacaATTAATTATACATATTATTTAATGTCAGAAAACATGTATTATATAACTCTcatattgcaaaatatatatattgtacCTCAGTTGCAGCaactaatataaaaatatagaaagattCAAATTTTATATGCTGATTTGATATTCTCATATTATTCATCAAATTAGGGCAAAATCTCTCTAATGGTAGAATTTCTTTATGAATTAATTAGTATTAACTATGCTGGTGATAActaaatatgcatttatatacaATAGTTTTTGATTTGggatttaaaagtatttttcaaattaatCCTCAATTTGTCAGTAGCGAAACATTTGAAAGACGGAGCACAGTGAGATACCAGATGTCTCCAATGAATCTATTTTGTCTGTGAGGGAAATCCACTAAATAAGATAAACTTAAATACATGTCTAAAAAGACACATTTTATACAGGACTTTAGAGAAAAGGGAATGTGATTTCTTAAAACTGAACAATAACAGTGTACCATCACACTAAAAAAGGCTGGATGTAAGTCTTCATGATAGCCACTGAGAGATGAAAATGGGTCCCCAGATTTGAATAACTAGACTAGCTTGAAAGTTCTTCATAACagattctaatttatttatctctACATGGTAAAGCTGATAGAATCTAAGGAATTGGGAATTTCTTTGGCTCCATTTgagcaaaaatataaattatttggaaatgtttggGCAGGAGACTATAATGTATTCACTATCAGTTTAGTAAGAACAATATTACCATCCACCTTTATATTAACTTCATATCCAAAATTgatcatttttacatttataaataaacCCAATATGGTGGTTGACAGCGGAAGAGCAAATGGAGATTAAGATTAAAGTGGACAGAGCCACAACAAAGAACCAAGGACAATCAACTGAGCATTAGTTCTGGTTTAATACAGGTGTTTATTTGTGGTACTATGGTCCAGAATACCCTTGTGAGCATTGCCTGTAGGTGTTCAGGTACTCTAGGGGGAAAACAAATTTATTGGAGGCTACTCTAGAGGGTTAACTAAAACTATTAAAGAGGCAAGAGCatccaaatgaaaaatatgaggtGCTTTCCAAATAATGGATGCTCCTTAGGAAAAGGAACTGCCTTCCCACTAGACAATACATCTaaatacaaatacaaagaaatagagtttaaaaattatacttttgttacacaaatatatgtatgtgtgtatatatatatgttacacaAAATGTGTATCAATTTAGAAACATTAACTTGTGATAACAATTATATGAGATCAGTAAGATATCTATAGTCAGTTTATGGTAACCGTAGGAGCATGGCTGCTAGAGCCTGACTGCCTGAGTTGGCATGGAGTTTCtgccacttagtagctgtgtgaccttgggcaggttacttaaccttGTTGTGCTTCAAATTATTTACCTGAAAATGGGGATATTGATAGTACCTGTATCTCACTGGGTTGTTGAGAGGAATAAAAGAGTTAATGAGATGCAAAGTATTAGCagttattatcatcatcatcatcattttaagAAAGCAAAGATTTTCTATCAGATTCTGAGTATTTTTAAGTTGACTATCAGCTTCCACATTTTGAGAAGACACTTACATATTAACACACATAAGCTCATATTTCCACACTTTATCCTACATGTCTTTAAAGCATTCAGTTAACATCTATCTCAACTTTACTATGTTATCATGAAGTGGTTATAACatttgtttgattcctttttcaaTTTCTTGTCTCCAATGACCTTACACCGCaatcaaaattttcatttttcaaaaacattgtAAAGGGCATTTGTCATGTTTTGTGCACTTTCcaccatttatattttatattttccttaataTTCCAGTAAATTTTATCATAATACAACTATTATGAATTTAGGGGCCTTATCATACAATAGTGTAAATGACAGAATGTCTGTCTACGTTTGTACATATTTTTATGTTAACTGTGTACTCAATTAGCAAAATACTATACATATAATTAAGGAATTAGGTTATTGTAAGACTGAAATTCGTGTTACTTCAAAAGAGGtagaacatttaaaatgtatatattttatttctactatTTTGGTTGTTTATACTATATTGTTtaacagtaattttaaaaattaaaagccaaCCCCTAAAAAGGCTGGGAGTATGCTGAGCAAAGGACAATGACAAAGATTATGTGCAAgatatatttaattaataaataacttCAACAAGACTTCAAATTCAAATGCTTATACGAACCTCTTATTTTATTAGCATAAAAACATTATAGGAAAATCAAGCTCTGTGTTCACATcaaattatttctacttttttgcAAGGTTTGGAAAGAATAATAGtcataataatagcagctaacattAATTGAATGTAGTGGGCACTgtgttaaatattatttatacattatttcatttactcctcatAATGACCCTCCAAGTTAggtcctgtttttattttaattttttacaaatgaggaaactgaggcctggagagattaaataacttatcTAAGATCACCTGGATAATAAGTAGGAGAGCTGGAGCTTAGATTTATGGTGGCTGTATTAAAAGGCCAAGTACTTAACCACTATAATATCCAGCTTTCTGGGATGAAGTGGCAAAGTGAAGGGTAAGGGAGCAGAGAAGAGTCACATGGAAGAAAGGCTGGATTAGAAGGGAGGTGAAAAGGAACTGGTGGAACCTGAGAGTAGCAGAACACAAGAACAGTTAGAGTCCTAGTAGAATTCAGTGAACAACAACTTAGGTTACCCGAGAgtggaaacagaaaagaacagatgaaTACATATAGTCTAATTAGGCAAACAGCTAAAGACTTACAGCCTCCCAGCCCGCTGTGGGAAACTGGTACCGCACTGAGCCACTGCTCCCAAATTCAAAGCAAAAAATCTTATAGAAATGGGTTTTTAGATATCGAATTTTGCTGAATGAAGTATAACCTGTAAGATTTTCTCTAGAAGGCACTAAGTGTGAGTTCTAATTAGACTCTGGCAGCAAAATCAGGCTTAAAGTTAATTTGCATCaggtatttctgtttttttttaaatcttattctatatttatcaagtttatttgttGGGGATTTATATCCATATCTGCCTATATACTTAACAAGTTTATTTATTGAGGATTTACATCTATATCCTGACTACTTTGAATtaacattgcattaaaaattaaacataatgcAAAATACTGCAATCAGGATTTAAGTTTACTGAAGAATGACTAGGAGGGCTGAAGGTCAGGGTGTTACTAAGAGAAGTCCTGTCTCTCTGTTGACCAAGAGGCCTCACGCAGTGATATTACCTTATTCAGCTACTGCAGTATTAAGATCATATGACTGACCCTTAACCTTGCAGAATCAGAAACCTAGTGTCATCACAGTGGATTCTGGCAGGGTCATGACTATGGCATTCTCTGTAGGATGACAGGTTACTTAGAATCAGAATAAGGCAAGTAGTTAGATGATCTTAAGCTTCTTAGCTAAGAGGTACTTTTCCCTATTATAGTGTATCTTTGCCAAAGGGATGAGAAATCTTTAAGTCCCCTAGGTGAAAGTCCCTTTCCCctggagaaaatatggatagaCACAGCTGAAAGTGATTTTCCTCTCAGACTCCACTTTTTCTTTGAATGTTGCTTCCAATTTCGATTaacccttcctttcctctgtttctgaTTGATAAAGTGAGGGGATCCCTCAAACACAACTGAACCCAGGtcaaaaattttgttttccagAATATTTCAAAGGACTAATGTTAGACAGAACTTAAGAGAAATGCTGTCTTGGAGAGATCTGAGCTTTAAAAAGGATACTCTTAAATTTTCATACTCAAAAATCACTAATCTTGGTTCtaattagctttttttaaaataagaaacaaaaatactGTTTGTGCTCCTGTGGGGGGGGGGATTGAgtgtagttaaaaaaaattatttatatcatAAAATCTGAGAGAAAGATGAGGTACAGTACCTGAAAAAGTCACTGCATGCTGCTAACACACAACGATGACATGGAATTATTTCATCTTTCATGattattttgaaatcataaaaGACATTTTGTTCTCGAAAATTCTGTAGTACCCTTAAGATTTTCTGCCCATGATCTTCTGACACAAGGAAGTTGTTCTCAGGTGAAATTCCGTTACATGAGTTTTGGTGACTGGAATCATATGAATTATCCATAGCCAATCCCAATTGTTCTTAAaactggaatgaaaaaaaaaagtcaccgaTGTAGTCAGTCCTAATGAAATTTTCAGTCTCTAAAATTTGCCCTTTGAGTATCAATTACACAAAAATGCTCACCAGGGACAATCATAAGATGGTAATCCTTGTTCTAAACGTTTGTTTTCATGACATTTAATGCtaaatttgctttaaattttcATCAATGTTGAGCTTGGTGGAATAAAAAGTATACCATTAAGGGATAACACTCAAAGCTATATAACTGTGCTAAGTAGCAAAATTTGTAAGTTGCATAAATTGTATACAGTTATCTTTTTTCCACATTGCAACTTTCCCCATCATGATTTCAATATATTGCGGGTCCCCATAAGAAATGAAATGGGCATTTGGGGGAGTTTTGCAGAAGCCGCAGATGACCTGCGAAAGCTAGAAATGTGCAGGATTGTTATAAAATAGGCATTCCGGTAGACTCTGGCATCATACAAGAAAAGGCTAAGTCCTTATATGATTCCCTAAAGAAAATGTAGTTGAAGGGTCTACCCCTAAAGATTTTCAAGCCAGCAAAGattggtttaaaattttttaaaaaaggtttagtTTACACAATGTAAAAGTAATGGGAGAAGCAGTGTCTGCTGATCAAGGGCATCTAGGGAGTTTCCTGAAACGctggggaaaaaatttttttatgcaGATTTTCCAGATCCCAGGGGGCAGAGTGCCCCAACCCCcacaatgtggaagggataactgtataaACTAAATATCTTATATAGGATCTTATTACATATCTAATCTTAATATTACACATAAGAGGCATTATTTCTATGGTAGTGATTATTTGGCTACCCCACACACCCCCCCATGCCCtcatccatttttttctggtaGCAAGGAGTTAAAATGTTGATCTTGgagcatatattttatataccttttaagtttagatttttaaaagagaattggttgaaaaagaacagattaaaattttattaattacttATTATAACCTTTGGTAAGCAAGAAAAAGGCAAGCATCAGTCTAAGTTGTCCTATATGAAAGCGAAGAGGAAAATAgcatttagttttatttaaaaaggcCTTTTACAAATCCAACACAGTTGAACAATCCAACACATCTGAAGGTCAGATAATCATGACTTCCCTGAATTCCAAATTCAGCTCCAAGGATAATAGTCTGCACCATCAGAAGAAAGGAAGTGGGaaataggaaggaaaagaagactgGGAATTAGGGGAAACCAGATATATGGGGAACCTTGATTCCCTAGTATAGATAACCCTATTCTGATTATTTGCTGTTTTGCAAACTACCCTAAAATTTACAGGCTTAAAGCACAATTTATTATCTCTCATGGTTTTATGCACTTAGCTGCATATTCTTGCTTTAGGGTCTTTCATATGACTACAGTCAGATGACAGCTGTGTCTGGAGTCATCAGAAGGCTTGACTGGGATAGCTGTCCAATATATGCTTTCTTTATTCACATATCTGATGCTTGAGCTGGGACAGCTAGAACATatgggggctttttctctctcttaatgtgTCTTCTCCATATTGGTAGCTTGTGCTTCCAAACATAATGGCAGTAATCTCAGGGTGGTTGGACTTCTTGCATGGTGGCTTCTCTCTCCTAGAGCAATGGTTCTAAGAGGCCCAGGGGGAAGCTGCAAGTCTTTACCTTGGAAGTCATGCAAATTCACTTCTACCACATTTAAATGATCAAGAGTAAGTCACAGAGCCTGTCTTGATTCAGTGGGAGGGGACTACACAAGATGGGCATGAATACTGAAAGGAATGGCTCACAGGGGATTTTGTTAACTAACCTACCACACCTTCTCAGTTATATGAGcaaatatatttcctttgtgCTTAAGCTACTTTGAGCTGAATTTCTGTGCCTTTCAGATAGTTCTGTCTAATAAAAAGAGGTCTCTTTTGAAAGCTTAGAAATACACATGCATTTGACAAATGAAAACTGCCTGAATCTGTGAAAAGTGTATAAGGTTTGCACTCTAATATGGACTTCATTAGAAATCTAGACTGACCATTAAAATAGAAACTATAACCTACTCTATAGgctatattatataatatatatagtcTATAACTATAAATAGAAACATGACCAAATTTcgtattttaaaatctaaattaatataattaaaatattttcttctaatgttCTACTTAGTACTTTATAATGCTTTATATACTGCTAGTActgtatgttaaatttcacaatattttattaatgacATGTTAAAAAGGTACTTTTTATCACCTAGTCCTTTCTGAATCAAACCATGTTTTATAACTTAAAAGATTAGCTATCTATTTCAAGGATGTTACCAAGTCAATAAGCCCCATTTGGATAGATGatgaaaggctttttaaattttgatttgtatCTCACTATCCTGGGTTACAAATACAGAATGCAGAAAGAAAACAGtacatttaaatttgaaaatattatttattcatacGAATTGCTCATATGATAAacataactttaaaaagaaaaaagtttaactTACAGAGGCTATCATATGAAGTTGAGAAGTATAAATCTTTATGAAATCTTTAAATTTCAAAGAGTGGTTTTGTCTGAGCTTCCAAAAATGATCCATTCCTGTGTTCTCCGAGGCAGGACCTGGTAATACTCTCCTATGGCTATGTGAATAAACGGTTAACTTTAGGAGTGGGCTATGCAAGCCTGCCTGAAAATAACCTTGGTCTCCCACAGCACTGTTTCCTTGGAAACAGCAGAGTTAACAGATATGGGGAATGTTGTGTCTGTCTGTGTTAATAATTGTGTGGAATTGCAGCTGGGTTGGGGGAGTTTGCATGAGCAAGTAGGCCTTGGGCCTCCAAAAGAGGGATATAAAAGATTAGTGAGTAAAAGAAATTGTTGCTTTTATATGTCAGTGTGGgatcctgcccctccccccctccccaccaccacacacacactccttaaTTCTCTTCTAGGGCAGCACTACATACGTCACTAATCTGGGTAAGGGAGCAAATGAAGTTTTGTGTTTGGTAATTGGCAGGCCTCCCAGTGAAATAACAATGCTATACCTACTGTACCTCTTGCTTTACAAACTTCTATAAAGCTAAGTAAAAGTTGCAATAGTTTACAGCCTATTTATGTCTCATGAATTTGATTCACAATTAGAACCCATAACCAAACCTGTGCTGCTGTAGGCTGCTACACAGAAGATCTGCTACTCAAGCTGGACATTGGAGAAGTAGTTTGAAGGGTACTGCAGCATCAGTTGAAGCTCCATTATAAGACTGAGACAGTCTACTACTGCACTGTCCGGTATGTAACCATTAACCAGGGATGGCTATTTACATTCAAATTACTCACAGTTAAATAACATTAGAAATTCAGTTGCTTGAttgaaaagaaaagtacaaaacatcaAAATTGGcaggatgcagctaaagcaatgCTGAGAAGCAAATCTGTAGCACTAAATGCTTAtgttagaaaagaataaaggtcTCCTAATAATCTAAGCTCCCACCTCAAGGcactagaaaaagaggaaaaaaataatgcaagCAGAAGGAGCAAAGTAATAAAAGGAGGAAtatatgaaattgaaaacaaaacatagaaaatcaatgaaacagaagctttatcttttcaaagatcaataaaataaacaaacttttagcaagacagaaaaaaaagagtgaaaacacaAATTACTAATGTTAGTAATAAAACAGGGTATATCACTTACAGCACAGACCCTACAGACATCAAAATGTTAAAGGAATATTACAAACAACTCTATgcacataaatttgataatgcagataaaatggaaacatatcTTGAAAAGTACAAACTACCCTAACCTACTCACTATGTAATAGACAATTTGATCAGCCCTATAAGtattaaggaaattaaatttataatttaaaacctCCTGAAAAAGAGATCTCCAAGCTAGTTAGGTTCACTggaaaattctaccaaatgtttcaGGGAGAATTAACATTATTTCTACGCAATCTCTTCCAAAGAATATCTACACGATCTCTTCCAAAGAATAGGAGAGAACACTTTCCCCCACGTTTATAAAGCCAGCATCActgtgataccaaaaccagataaaggtggtacaaataaacaaacaaaaagacaagagAATCAGTAtcacaaatatagatgcaaaaaatcttaaaatatcagTAAGCAGAATTCAGCAatttataaaaaggattatacaatATGACTAAACagggtttattccagggatgcaaggctggttcaatagtcagaaatcaatcaatgtaatccaccatattaGAAAAATAACATGATTATATAAATCAGTgcaaaagcatttaacaaaatccaacacccattcatgatgaaAACTTTCAGCAAACAAGGAATAGagagggaacttcctcaacttgactcagaatatctacaaaaattctacagctaacatcataattaatggtgaaaaacGTTCCCTCAAAAAATGAGGAACAAGGAAAGGATGTTTGATCTTACTACTGCTATTCATCATAGTACTGGAAGCTCTAGCCAGCACcagtaaggcaagaaaataaaataaaaagcatacacaTGAGAAGGGAAGCAATAAAACTAtctccatttgcagatgatatgatggtctatgtagaaaataccaagaaatctacaggaaaaaacaaaacaaaacaacaaactcaTGGAACTCATAAGTCAGTTCAGCAAAGTCATAGGATACAAATGGTGCAGAAGAAACTGGATTTACATAggcaaaaaaatgaacctcaacctaaacctcacactttatacaaaaattaattcaaaataggcTGTAGattcaaatgtaaaacataaaactataaagcttttagaagaaaatattcctGACCAGGAGTTAGTCAATGAATTCTTAGACATGATATCAAAAGCATGATCCACaagatccataaaagaaaaaatactgataGACTAGATTTTATCATGATCAAAAACCTTTCCTCTGTGAAAAACCCTGCTAAGAGGATGAAAGACAAggtacagactgggagaaaatatttgcaaaccagaaATCTGACTCATACCTGTTAGATATAAAAActttcaaaactcaacagtatAAACCaaaaaacccattttaaaaactggcaaaagacATGATGAGACAGTTCAGCAAAGAGGATATACaggtggcaaataagcacatgaaaagatgttcaacattagtcattagggaaatatcAATGATATCAATGAGATATCACAatacacctatcagaatggctagaatattaaaaaaaaaaagtgacaatgCCAAATGCTTGTGCAAATGTGGATAAACTGGATCTTGCGTATATTACTGGTGTTAAATGGCTagcttttaaagaaactgccaaactatttccaCTAAACATATACTTactatatgacctagcaatcgtataccttgaacatgatttttcatagcagctttatctgTATAGCCCAAaaatggaaaccacccaaatgtccctcaatagATTAAACTATTGAGTTAATAGTTTGTTAAACGAACTATGgtcatccatacagtggaatactctTCACCAATAAAAAGGACAACTACTTAGATGGATCTCAGGACATTATGATGAGTGAAAAAACCAATCTCAAAAGgctacatgctgtatgattccatttatatacacttctcaaaatggcaaaattatagagatggaaaacagattagtggttgccagggattgtTGATGGTAAGAGGGAGGGTGTAGGCATGACCATAAAGGGTAGCATGATGAAGATCTTTGTATTGATCTGTTGTGATGTAtatttgtggtgatggttacaagattctacacatgtgataaaatgacCTGAACTATATACACACATTGCACAAATGTCAAAttcctggtttttgttttgtattataaTTATGAAGTATATAACCATTAGGGAAATTGAATGAAGGGTATATGACACACTCTGTACTATCTTGGCACCTTTCttgaatatatataattatttcaaaataagaat
This genomic stretch from Choloepus didactylus isolate mChoDid1 chromosome 6, mChoDid1.pri, whole genome shotgun sequence harbors:
- the KBTBD3 gene encoding kelch repeat and BTB domain-containing protein 3, which gives rise to MDNSYDSSHQNSCNGISPENNFLVSEDHGQKILRVLQNFREQNVFYDFKIIMKDEIIPCHRCVLAACSDFFRAMFEVNMKERDDGSVTITNLSSKAVKAFLDYAYTGKTKITDDNVEMFFQLSSFLQVSFLSKACSDFLIKNIDLVNCLQLLSISDSYGSTRLFDHALYFVQHHFSLLFKSSDFLEMNFGVLQKCLDSDELNVPEEETVLKVVLSWTKHNLESRQKHLPHLIKKVRLHQLAEETLQDCLLNEESLLKNTNCFDVIMDAVKCVQGSSGLFPDARPSTTEKYIFVHKTEENGENQYTFCYNIKANSWKILPQSHLIDLPGSSLSSYGEKIFLTGGCKGNCCRTVRLHIAESYHDATDETWCYCPVKNDFFLVSTLKTPRTMHTSVMALNRLFVIGGKTRGSQDIRSLLDVESYDPLSKEWMSVSPLPRGIYYPEASACQNVIYVLGSEVEITDAFNPSLDCFFKYNATTDQWSELVAEFGQFFHATLIKAVPVNYTLYICDLSTYKVYSFCPDTCVWKGEGSFECAGFNAGAVGIEDKIYILGGDYAPDEITDEVQVYHSSRSEWEEVSPMPKALTEFYCQVVQFNKYRDPWFSNHF